A DNA window from Thalassospiraceae bacterium LMO-JJ14 contains the following coding sequences:
- a CDS encoding FYDLN acid domain-containing protein, which translates to MVKPDWGKKLTCPSCGAKFYNMNKDPATCPKCETKVEAQPILKPRRQPAEAPKPKPKKEAVVVDEIEDDEDDPLLDDDDDDIDIDDDDDEDLIEDTSDLDEDDDVAEVKEHIEVDDEER; encoded by the coding sequence GTGGTGAAACCAGATTGGGGAAAGAAGCTGACGTGCCCGAGCTGTGGCGCCAAGTTCTACAACATGAACAAGGACCCCGCGACCTGCCCGAAATGCGAAACGAAGGTCGAGGCACAACCGATCCTTAAACCAAGACGCCAGCCCGCCGAAGCGCCGAAGCCGAAACCCAAGAAAGAGGCTGTTGTCGTGGACGAGATCGAGGATGATGAAGACGATCCATTGCTGGACGATGACGACGATGACATTGACATCGACGACGACGACGATGAGGATCTGATCGAGGATACGTCCGATCTTGATGAAGATGACGACGTAGCCGAGGTCAAGGAACACATCGAAGTCGACGACGAGGAACGCTAA